The following coding sequences lie in one Streptomyces albofaciens JCM 4342 genomic window:
- a CDS encoding putative T7SS-secreted protein, with amino-acid sequence MATRPGDWGALGLDGDPTPGDASAITTIADAMRDLATHAGTINNGLKALQQTAGDGQRFIGKTADQLRDLVDDHLHNFVGHVEESFTQAEAALRKYATAVTDAQADADAALAAVQGLDEDDPQRQTHKDRADEAKSALSAAASTLDKSLTSAGSLMVQPVSDCDLFWEAFQWLTIVLSVIAIFTGGVLAVLAWGMNAVLLIKTIVDFSQGKASGLELGLAFLGVLFPTTKALPVGSIIKGLGSALKGGVEGIAGAGKNIIKEIGHFSSLHGIPKVVVAPIVLGIHAAPAFNVVNGFKGLGNLGKGGWESLVKTVTKDWADVTKGVAGDWGKIGAYAKVTFERLGRAGIATILPLDFTEMGVLGIGGAARLAFAERVLGIPQPDLQKLLANAGRTDAAVRDGTFGIGPLAPFRPVGGNGVHFVPGGFVDLSALHLVPGGFHGVSIPGVHIPSVSPGSLTKFPGAAVPNGIGGLHLDGLGAFRPGGPTAFNVNVPGNLVPNGLGSFGHGGLNVNLPKNLGDVGSLGSFGHTGLNFNLPGNLGNPGFKGLGSVPHAGVHVPHTVNAPHNISVPGGTGVPHGITVPSGSFTHTGLHIDQPAPVTTPHLPGTTTLDNGLTVPDAHGAGATRLIQQTDFAAGNVRLDSNLLLSADTAIDLLKDTHVSSPLGHGVAEAANVRVPEVSFDGGFMHGIGDGHSMARGAIGHGEALEDWTFPELTALANGDVAVTAFHADGISFRIGDAAPRTITAEDLAGTVPGGPAKVGTTDTQNLANPHNPAQTHHLTGTQQVPGGAGQTPGAHGGAETIRPTGVGAQGDVSALVGAVPPPRNLTKTPDGIPAAGAQDPLRLKTPETGKTPETGKATADGSGAAAGTAPRPVVNEHDLAMSLLDTGDRKPLPSTGQSAASGSPSGVSAVPDLDGAGARGATGPADHSVLDLIAHPGGPAKAADEAAAAVPAAVRATEHTPTPAPAPKPEPTPSPAPGPKGPVAGPPGHRFGGFSGAAAMNQRLRAHHELILGGSTGPEAGAKLNAWAGYEHALSELGKAERKVDEVTPPPGAAAGEPSPALADALDELGVKQAEVAKAEARLDELGIDGPRTRKQINALTGGIFGEHGPGGVPRPQPRPEAQAVPTADLGKGRTDLADAGPVPTADKGKGVADVTTPEPAPHIDKGKATSDFAEPEPVPETHVPRTPAPDRLGHTPGSGIGDRAAVRHDIVTGGASGPQAELRLGAWERYERASFDLAKAQDKVDGLVPKAGQPGPSTPSAAAIEALDDLGAKRAEFADAEARLGDLGMDPHGIRQQIDDANTAIAVDRAQRGEYVGPLGGAPSPHGGDPLPVGPHDWSPDPEAPHALWPEPGTHGAGRTMVNQSFRDLPYAGHQPLTAGDYLSWMRASTEEGRPLSYVVNTIVSYREIGGGKLQDFLDSITRGLDGYDGRLGVVIGVNGRLEDLAAIHRAMDDALASVHFDHPLAMVATTFYGDAFPYGTIRNLTMTSPAARSMAHSMMHGGGAAGPSHPYWAFMDFDVYEHTVPSGRHVFDHFDRELNLGAGGAVDDWAKKLPDDTGAGGKAADDSAAVADVPDTPPLRPLVMTGGYRVPAKTGETVIVDGVEVDRSVVDLIRATKTRDDTPEGMVFTQQLVDKFASVVDSDMRIRAKMAGFHGLLPYGPEPNLFVDAAITMVDDVRLAEGVWRPVRFGGGTGEYKGLRERLNYFNAWELDQTLPDLPGNTVAREIAAANSVLPDRGTAFLADFVDGAVPTDLSRLMSGYYKHGKAGGVGNMPQEHLTPKNVVEHVFARDTFDLEPSLSRAKDDTKFKEIREDLAKGKSPEQAFKDDPLKPVGIDGRRPEFNEHPRATVERLGAGLGADHNTLGLNISIRVPGKPDGLVVGIVPADKRFLSHAVATAPEELAYKRLQNYVIAEVLPQGGLPHDSLLRALPEPPVGGSGPKGPGMKPGTILDAPALLTQVQRQMGKNGVENMINDAYAQGIDGRALAVGLLSGRLGPDVSDLGPIEQIMLDRYATALNRPLEIRGADGTTHTVDIKTRRPGRPLYVTWVPDHGGPQPGHWEVGDDVPAPPPDKGNGGPGGTGTKGPGSTTPPPAPDRLGHTPGSGIGDRAAVRHDIVTGGTSGPQAELRLGAWERYERASFDLAKAQDRADGLVPEAGQPGPSKPSAAALEALDDLGAKRAEFTEAEARLEELGMDPHAIRQQIDDANTAIAVDRAQRGEYVGPLGGAPSPRAGGPSGSHDVEMADAAPGASAPGGNHTMPAGLQWDRNLSRGTVTGDIRVNTAFRDLHGHSQRPLSETQYLDNLRQSLDERRPISYIVNAVVKYDEFGPGQLEDFLRAVRTNMPGSFDGRFGVVIGVNGPAAEIGRINAAVRQVLDDVHTNFPLAVVGVGWNGADFPFGTVRNSVMTSPASRSMIHTMMTGGADGTGATHPYIAFMDFDNFEHTVPSGRHIFDFFEKRFEIRGVERAGEPSSAPPLRPLMMAGGYRVPEPPAAGLPDPLLVKTDEHLAKAEAKAAEEALAAGAANKLPDDADPSSAADPGGSKSKGKGKAKAVAPPRLPGELRVTPDDRKVFVNRVDADTLARVGIAGSHDLLPYAPEPNLFVDASATLVDTAPVKNWTPLRFGPRGAEFHQMSRALNTFNAWELDTTLPRLTEADFPQLPGESREDWLKRVDDGIADRDAQRAIAAGNHTLPDRGAAFVTEYVRAAIPTDLSRIMAKFFGKEKKLLQDHAGLSQLERLVENKDAKTGLELADVRDHRFRLSPQAADHINPFRPVLGPDQETPRDVAARLSDAMGSDANPLGPQVSAPLPSEPTVRAGINPQDIRFITHAYAHNSQASRFLNHLDHAIVYPSHQPPPTSVFHAFEHAPGRLGLPSPQELLRGVRDQLEFRGNTRTRIDAAIDEAIARGTTGQELYIALTTGRLRTANFLPDGLAGPVGGPARHTAEDLALQRFTNALGRELHITFADGSMATFAPDNLPKRVKRLPPPVEIVWTASPDTTRYPDGGYWSIADPDGAPAAGGKRGHDSADGPGGDTGHHKRPRKGKGRAAPPADQDTPMGDAR; translated from the coding sequence TTGGCTACGCGTCCCGGTGACTGGGGGGCCCTCGGCCTCGACGGCGACCCGACCCCGGGGGACGCCTCCGCCATCACCACCATCGCCGACGCGATGCGCGACCTCGCCACCCACGCGGGCACCATCAACAACGGCCTCAAGGCCCTCCAGCAGACCGCCGGGGACGGCCAGCGTTTCATCGGCAAGACCGCCGACCAGCTGCGCGACCTGGTCGACGACCACCTGCACAACTTCGTCGGCCACGTCGAGGAGTCCTTCACCCAGGCCGAGGCGGCACTGCGCAAGTACGCCACCGCCGTCACCGACGCGCAGGCCGACGCCGACGCGGCCCTGGCCGCCGTCCAGGGGCTGGACGAGGACGACCCGCAGCGGCAGACCCACAAGGACCGGGCCGACGAGGCGAAGTCCGCGCTCAGCGCCGCGGCGAGCACCCTGGACAAGTCGCTGACCTCGGCCGGGTCGCTGATGGTCCAGCCGGTCAGCGACTGCGACCTGTTCTGGGAAGCCTTCCAGTGGCTGACCATCGTGCTGTCCGTCATCGCCATCTTCACCGGCGGTGTCCTCGCGGTCCTCGCCTGGGGCATGAACGCGGTCCTGCTGATCAAGACCATCGTCGACTTCAGCCAGGGCAAGGCCAGCGGCCTGGAGCTCGGGCTCGCCTTCCTCGGCGTGCTCTTCCCCACCACCAAGGCCCTGCCGGTCGGCTCCATCATCAAGGGCCTGGGCAGCGCCCTCAAGGGCGGCGTCGAGGGCATCGCGGGCGCCGGCAAGAACATCATCAAGGAGATCGGCCACTTCTCCTCGCTGCACGGCATTCCGAAGGTCGTGGTGGCACCGATCGTGCTCGGCATCCACGCGGCCCCCGCCTTCAACGTCGTCAACGGCTTCAAGGGGCTGGGCAATCTCGGCAAGGGCGGCTGGGAGTCGCTGGTCAAGACCGTCACCAAGGACTGGGCCGACGTCACCAAGGGCGTCGCCGGGGACTGGGGCAAGATCGGCGCGTACGCGAAGGTCACCTTCGAACGGCTCGGCCGGGCCGGTATCGCCACCATCCTCCCCCTGGACTTCACCGAGATGGGCGTGCTGGGCATCGGCGGCGCCGCGCGGCTCGCCTTCGCCGAACGGGTGCTCGGCATCCCGCAGCCGGACCTGCAGAAGCTGCTGGCCAACGCGGGGCGTACGGACGCGGCGGTGCGCGACGGCACCTTCGGCATCGGCCCGCTGGCGCCGTTCCGGCCCGTCGGCGGCAACGGCGTGCACTTCGTGCCGGGCGGCTTCGTGGACCTGTCGGCCCTGCACCTCGTCCCCGGCGGGTTCCACGGCGTGTCGATCCCCGGCGTGCACATTCCCTCCGTGTCGCCCGGCAGCCTCACCAAGTTCCCCGGAGCCGCCGTACCGAACGGCATCGGCGGACTCCACCTGGACGGACTGGGAGCCTTCCGGCCGGGCGGGCCGACCGCCTTCAACGTCAACGTCCCCGGCAACCTGGTGCCCAACGGACTGGGCTCGTTCGGGCACGGTGGCCTGAACGTCAACCTGCCGAAGAACCTGGGTGATGTGGGTTCTTTGGGCTCGTTCGGACACACCGGTCTCAACTTCAATCTCCCCGGAAACCTGGGCAACCCCGGGTTCAAGGGGCTGGGTTCCGTCCCGCACGCCGGCGTGCACGTCCCGCACACCGTCAACGCCCCGCACAACATCAGTGTCCCGGGCGGGACCGGCGTGCCGCACGGCATCACCGTGCCCAGCGGCTCCTTCACGCACACCGGCCTGCACATCGACCAGCCCGCGCCGGTGACCACCCCGCACCTGCCGGGCACCACCACGCTCGACAACGGCCTGACCGTCCCGGACGCGCACGGCGCCGGTGCCACCCGGCTCATCCAGCAGACCGACTTCGCGGCGGGCAACGTCCGCCTGGACAGCAACCTGTTGCTGTCCGCCGACACCGCCATCGACCTGCTCAAGGACACCCACGTGTCGTCCCCGCTGGGGCACGGGGTGGCGGAGGCGGCCAACGTCCGCGTCCCGGAGGTGTCGTTCGACGGCGGCTTCATGCACGGCATCGGCGACGGCCACTCCATGGCCCGCGGCGCCATCGGGCACGGCGAGGCACTGGAAGACTGGACCTTCCCCGAGCTGACCGCGCTGGCCAACGGCGACGTCGCGGTGACCGCCTTCCACGCGGACGGCATCAGCTTCCGCATCGGCGACGCGGCGCCGCGCACGATCACCGCGGAGGACCTGGCCGGCACGGTGCCCGGCGGGCCCGCGAAGGTGGGGACGACGGACACGCAGAACCTGGCGAACCCGCACAACCCGGCGCAGACCCACCATCTGACGGGTACGCAGCAGGTGCCCGGTGGCGCGGGACAGACGCCGGGCGCGCACGGTGGTGCGGAAACGATCCGGCCGACGGGTGTGGGAGCCCAGGGTGACGTGTCCGCCCTCGTGGGCGCCGTACCCCCGCCCCGCAACCTCACCAAGACCCCCGACGGCATACCGGCGGCCGGCGCCCAGGACCCGCTGCGGCTGAAGACCCCGGAGACCGGCAAGACCCCGGAGACCGGCAAGGCCACGGCCGACGGCTCCGGCGCCGCCGCCGGGACGGCGCCCCGGCCCGTCGTCAACGAGCACGACCTGGCGATGAGCCTGCTCGACACCGGCGACCGCAAGCCGCTCCCGTCCACCGGCCAGAGTGCCGCTTCCGGCAGCCCCTCCGGCGTGTCCGCCGTCCCCGACCTGGACGGCGCGGGCGCCCGCGGCGCCACCGGTCCCGCCGACCACAGCGTCCTCGACCTGATCGCCCACCCGGGCGGCCCGGCGAAGGCGGCGGACGAGGCGGCCGCCGCCGTACCGGCCGCCGTGCGGGCCACCGAGCACACGCCCACGCCCGCCCCCGCGCCGAAGCCCGAGCCCACGCCCAGCCCCGCGCCCGGGCCGAAGGGCCCCGTCGCCGGTCCTCCGGGCCACCGCTTCGGCGGCTTCTCCGGCGCCGCGGCCATGAACCAGCGCCTGCGTGCCCACCACGAACTGATCCTCGGCGGTTCGACCGGCCCCGAGGCCGGCGCGAAGCTCAACGCCTGGGCCGGTTACGAACACGCGCTCTCGGAGCTGGGGAAGGCCGAGCGCAAGGTGGACGAGGTGACGCCGCCGCCCGGCGCGGCCGCCGGCGAGCCCTCGCCCGCCCTGGCCGACGCCCTGGACGAACTGGGCGTCAAGCAGGCCGAGGTCGCCAAGGCCGAGGCCAGGCTGGACGAACTGGGCATCGACGGACCGCGTACCCGCAAGCAGATCAACGCCCTCACCGGCGGCATCTTCGGCGAACACGGCCCCGGCGGTGTCCCCCGCCCGCAGCCGCGGCCGGAGGCGCAGGCCGTGCCGACCGCCGACCTCGGCAAGGGCAGGACGGACCTCGCGGACGCCGGGCCGGTACCGACCGCCGACAAGGGCAAGGGCGTGGCCGACGTCACCACCCCCGAGCCCGCCCCGCACATCGACAAGGGCAAGGCCACTTCGGACTTCGCGGAGCCCGAGCCCGTACCGGAGACGCACGTCCCGCGCACCCCCGCGCCGGACCGGCTCGGTCACACGCCCGGTTCCGGGATCGGTGACCGTGCCGCGGTCCGGCACGACATCGTCACCGGTGGGGCGAGCGGACCGCAGGCGGAGCTGCGGCTCGGCGCGTGGGAGCGGTACGAGCGGGCGTCGTTCGACCTGGCGAAGGCCCAGGACAAGGTGGACGGGCTGGTGCCCAAGGCGGGGCAGCCGGGACCGTCCACGCCGTCCGCCGCCGCGATCGAGGCGCTGGACGATCTGGGTGCCAAGCGCGCCGAGTTCGCCGACGCGGAGGCGCGGCTCGGCGACCTGGGCATGGACCCGCACGGCATCCGGCAGCAGATCGACGACGCCAACACCGCGATCGCCGTCGACCGGGCGCAGCGCGGGGAGTACGTCGGCCCGCTCGGCGGCGCACCGTCCCCGCACGGCGGCGACCCGCTGCCGGTCGGACCGCACGACTGGTCCCCCGACCCGGAGGCGCCGCACGCCCTGTGGCCCGAACCGGGCACCCACGGGGCCGGCCGCACCATGGTCAACCAGTCCTTCCGCGACCTGCCGTACGCGGGCCACCAGCCGCTCACGGCGGGGGACTACCTGAGCTGGATGCGGGCGAGCACGGAGGAGGGCCGCCCGCTGTCCTACGTGGTCAACACCATCGTCTCGTACCGCGAGATCGGCGGCGGCAAGCTCCAGGACTTCCTCGACTCCATCACCCGCGGCCTGGACGGCTACGACGGCCGCCTCGGTGTGGTGATCGGCGTCAACGGCAGGCTGGAGGACCTCGCCGCCATCCACCGCGCGATGGACGACGCCCTCGCCTCGGTGCACTTCGACCACCCGCTGGCGATGGTGGCCACCACCTTCTACGGCGACGCGTTCCCGTACGGCACCATCCGCAACCTCACCATGACCAGCCCCGCGGCCCGGTCGATGGCGCATTCGATGATGCACGGCGGCGGGGCGGCCGGCCCCAGCCACCCGTACTGGGCCTTCATGGACTTCGACGTGTACGAGCACACCGTCCCCAGCGGCCGGCACGTCTTCGACCACTTCGACCGGGAGCTGAACCTGGGCGCGGGCGGGGCCGTGGACGACTGGGCCAAGAAGCTCCCCGACGACACGGGTGCCGGGGGGAAGGCGGCCGACGACTCCGCGGCGGTGGCGGACGTGCCCGACACCCCGCCGCTGCGCCCGCTGGTGATGACCGGCGGCTACCGGGTGCCCGCCAAGACCGGCGAGACGGTGATCGTCGACGGCGTCGAGGTGGACCGCTCGGTGGTGGACCTGATCCGGGCGACCAAGACCCGCGACGACACGCCCGAGGGCATGGTCTTCACCCAGCAGCTGGTGGACAAGTTCGCGTCCGTCGTCGACTCCGACATGCGCATCCGCGCCAAGATGGCCGGCTTCCACGGCCTGCTGCCGTACGGGCCCGAGCCGAACCTCTTCGTGGACGCCGCCATCACCATGGTGGACGACGTGCGGCTGGCCGAGGGCGTCTGGCGGCCGGTCCGGTTCGGCGGCGGCACCGGTGAGTACAAGGGGCTGCGGGAGCGGCTCAATTACTTCAACGCCTGGGAACTGGACCAGACCCTGCCGGACCTCCCGGGCAACACGGTCGCGCGGGAGATCGCCGCCGCCAACTCCGTGCTGCCCGACCGGGGCACCGCGTTCCTGGCCGACTTCGTCGACGGCGCCGTCCCCACCGACCTCTCGCGTCTGATGTCGGGCTACTACAAGCACGGCAAGGCCGGTGGCGTCGGCAACATGCCGCAGGAGCACCTGACCCCGAAGAACGTGGTGGAGCACGTCTTCGCCCGGGACACCTTCGACCTGGAACCGAGCCTGTCGCGCGCCAAGGACGACACGAAGTTCAAGGAGATCCGCGAGGACCTGGCCAAGGGGAAGTCGCCGGAGCAGGCCTTCAAGGACGATCCGCTCAAGCCCGTCGGCATCGACGGGCGGCGGCCGGAGTTCAACGAGCACCCCCGCGCCACCGTCGAGCGGCTGGGCGCCGGGCTGGGGGCCGACCACAACACCCTCGGCCTGAACATCTCCATCCGCGTACCGGGCAAGCCGGACGGGCTCGTGGTGGGCATCGTGCCCGCGGACAAGCGGTTCCTCAGCCACGCGGTGGCCACCGCCCCCGAGGAACTGGCGTACAAGCGGCTGCAGAACTACGTGATCGCCGAGGTGCTGCCCCAGGGCGGCCTGCCGCACGACTCGCTGCTGCGCGCCCTGCCCGAACCGCCCGTGGGCGGCTCCGGCCCGAAGGGGCCCGGGATGAAGCCGGGCACCATCCTGGACGCCCCGGCGCTGCTGACGCAGGTCCAGCGGCAGATGGGCAAGAACGGCGTCGAAAACATGATCAACGACGCCTACGCCCAGGGCATCGACGGCCGTGCGCTGGCCGTCGGCCTGCTCTCCGGGCGCCTGGGCCCGGATGTGTCGGACCTCGGGCCGATCGAGCAGATCATGCTGGACCGCTATGCCACGGCGCTCAACCGGCCCCTGGAGATCCGGGGCGCGGACGGCACCACCCACACGGTCGACATCAAGACCCGCAGGCCGGGCCGGCCGCTGTACGTGACATGGGTCCCGGACCACGGCGGCCCGCAGCCCGGACACTGGGAGGTGGGCGACGACGTGCCCGCGCCGCCGCCCGACAAGGGCAACGGCGGCCCGGGCGGCACCGGCACGAAGGGTCCCGGCTCCACCACCCCGCCGCCCGCGCCGGACCGGCTCGGCCACACCCCCGGCTCCGGGATCGGTGACCGTGCTGCGGTCCGGCACGACATCGTCACCGGTGGGACGAGCGGACCGCAGGCGGAGCTGCGGCTCGGCGCGTGGGAGCGCTACGAGCGGGCGTCGTTCGACCTGGCGAAGGCCCAGGACCGGGCGGACGGGCTGGTGCCCGAGGCCGGGCAGCCGGGTCCGTCCAAGCCGTCCGCGGCGGCCCTGGAGGCGCTGGACGATCTGGGCGCCAAGCGCGCCGAGTTCACCGAGGCGGAGGCCCGGCTGGAGGAGCTGGGCATGGATCCGCACGCGATCCGGCAGCAGATCGACGACGCCAACACCGCGATCGCCGTCGACCGGGCGCAGCGCGGGGAGTACGTCGGCCCGCTCGGCGGCGCACCGTCCCCGCGTGCCGGGGGACCGAGCGGCTCGCACGACGTCGAGATGGCCGACGCGGCACCGGGAGCGTCGGCCCCCGGCGGCAACCACACCATGCCCGCCGGGCTGCAGTGGGACCGCAACCTCAGCCGGGGGACCGTCACCGGCGACATCCGGGTCAACACCGCGTTCCGGGACCTCCACGGGCACAGCCAGCGGCCGCTGTCCGAGACGCAGTACCTGGACAACCTGCGGCAGAGCCTGGACGAGCGGCGCCCGATCTCCTACATCGTCAACGCCGTCGTCAAGTACGACGAATTCGGCCCCGGCCAGCTGGAGGACTTCCTGCGGGCGGTCCGCACGAACATGCCCGGCAGCTTCGACGGCCGCTTCGGCGTGGTCATCGGCGTCAACGGGCCCGCGGCGGAGATCGGCCGGATCAACGCCGCGGTGCGCCAGGTCCTGGACGACGTGCACACAAACTTCCCGCTCGCCGTGGTCGGCGTCGGCTGGAACGGTGCCGATTTCCCTTTCGGCACCGTCCGCAACAGCGTCATGACCAGCCCGGCCAGCCGGTCGATGATCCACACGATGATGACCGGCGGCGCCGACGGCACGGGCGCGACCCATCCGTACATCGCCTTCATGGACTTCGACAACTTCGAGCACACCGTGCCCAGCGGCCGGCACATCTTCGACTTCTTCGAGAAGAGGTTCGAGATACGGGGCGTCGAACGGGCCGGCGAGCCGTCCTCCGCCCCGCCGCTGCGCCCGCTGATGATGGCCGGCGGCTACCGGGTACCCGAACCGCCGGCCGCCGGACTGCCCGACCCGCTCCTGGTCAAGACCGACGAACACCTGGCCAAGGCCGAGGCGAAGGCCGCCGAGGAGGCCCTGGCCGCGGGCGCCGCGAACAAGTTGCCGGACGACGCCGACCCGTCGTCCGCCGCCGACCCCGGCGGGTCCAAGAGCAAGGGGAAGGGCAAGGCCAAGGCCGTGGCGCCGCCGCGCCTGCCGGGCGAGCTGCGGGTCACGCCGGACGACCGGAAGGTCTTCGTCAACCGGGTCGACGCGGACACCCTCGCCCGCGTCGGCATCGCCGGCAGCCACGACCTGCTGCCGTACGCGCCCGAGCCCAACCTCTTCGTGGACGCCTCGGCGACGCTGGTGGACACCGCGCCGGTCAAGAACTGGACGCCGCTGCGCTTCGGCCCCCGCGGCGCCGAGTTCCACCAGATGAGCCGCGCGCTCAACACCTTCAACGCCTGGGAGCTGGACACCACCCTGCCGCGGCTGACCGAGGCCGACTTCCCCCAGCTGCCGGGGGAGAGCCGCGAGGACTGGCTCAAGCGGGTGGACGACGGCATCGCCGACCGCGACGCGCAGCGCGCCATCGCGGCCGGCAACCACACCCTGCCCGACCGCGGCGCGGCCTTCGTCACCGAGTACGTGAGGGCGGCCATCCCCACCGACCTGTCCCGGATCATGGCCAAGTTCTTCGGCAAAGAGAAGAAGCTGCTCCAGGACCACGCCGGACTGTCGCAGCTGGAGCGCCTGGTCGAGAACAAGGACGCCAAGACCGGGCTGGAACTGGCGGACGTCCGCGACCACCGCTTCAGGCTGTCCCCGCAGGCGGCGGACCACATCAACCCGTTCCGGCCTGTCCTGGGGCCGGACCAGGAAACGCCCCGCGACGTGGCCGCGCGGCTGAGCGACGCGATGGGCTCGGACGCCAACCCGCTCGGACCCCAGGTCTCCGCCCCGCTGCCCAGCGAGCCGACGGTACGGGCCGGCATCAACCCGCAGGACATCCGGTTCATCACCCACGCCTACGCCCACAACTCCCAGGCGTCGCGGTTCCTGAACCACCTCGACCACGCCATCGTGTACCCCTCGCACCAGCCGCCGCCCACCTCGGTCTTCCACGCCTTCGAGCACGCGCCCGGCCGGCTGGGCCTGCCCTCACCGCAGGAGTTGCTGCGCGGCGTGCGCGACCAGCTGGAATTCCGCGGCAACACCAGGACCCGGATCGACGCCGCGATCGATGAGGCGATCGCGCGCGGGACCACCGGGCAGGAGCTGTACATCGCCCTGACCACCGGCCGGCTGCGCACCGCCAACTTCCTTCCCGACGGCCTCGCGGGACCCGTCGGCGGGCCCGCCCGGCACACCGCCGAGGACCTCGCCCTCCAGCGCTTCACCAACGCCCTCGGCCGCGAGCTGCACATCACCTTCGCCGACGGCAGCATGGCCACCTTCGCTCCCGACAACCTCCCGAAGAGGGTCAAGCGGCTGCCGCCCCCGGTGGAGATCGTCTGGACGGCCAGCCCGGACACCACGCGCTACCCGGACGGCGGATACTGGAGCATCGCCGACCCGGACGGGGCCCCGGCCGCCGGTGGCAAGCGCGGCCACGACAGCGCGGACGGACCGGGCGGCGACACCGGCCACCACAAGCGCCCGCGCAAGGGCAAGGGCCGGGCCGCCCCGCCCGCAGACCAGGACACGCCCATGGGAGACGCCCGATGA